In Streptomyces sp. HUAS ZL42, the DNA window GGGCAAGCCACTACTGGTGATCTTCGGCGAGGACGACCGCAGATGGCGATCCTCATCCGCCTCCGATTACCGCGCCGTTCCGCGCGCAAGGGTCGAGTTGCTGCCCGGTCTCGGGCACTCGCCCCTGCTCGAGGATCCGCCGCGGACCGCCACCTACCTGCTCGCCTTCACCGCGATCCACGCCGGGTGGACTGAATGAAAAGAAGGGGTGCCATGCGGATTCTCGTCTCCGGCGCCAGCGTCGCCGGTCCGGTGCTGGCCTACTGGCTCACCAGACACGGCTTCTCCGTCACCGTCGTCGAGCGCGCGTCGGCGCTGCGCAAGACCGGCGGCCACGCGGTCGACCTGTTCCGGCCCGCGATGAACATCTCGGAGAAGATGGGCGTGCTCCCGCGCATCGAGGATCGGGCCACCGGCACGAACCGGATGACCATCTACCGGGAGGGCTCACGGCGTCCCGTCCGGGCGGACCTCTCCAAGATCTACGGCGCCACCTCCGACCGGCACGTCGAGATCATGCGCGACGACCTGAGCGAGATCTACTACGACGCCGCACGCGACGACGTCGAGTACGTCTTCGGCGACTCGATCACCGCGATCTCGCCCGACGGCGAGGTGCGGTTCGAAAACGCCGCGCCGCGCCGCTTCGACCTCGTCGTCGGCGCGGACGGGCTGCACTCCAACGTGCGCCGCCTCGTCTTCGATGAGGAGTCCCGCTTCAACGCCTTCGTAGGGGCCTACCTCGGGGTGCTGACCCTGCCGAACGTCTCCGACCTCGACGGCGAGCTCCTCATCCACGTCGGTGTCGGCCGCACTGCCGGCATGTACGGCGCGCGGCACCTCGGTGACGCGCGGGCGTTGTTCCTGTTCCGGAGCGAGCGCGAACTCGACTACCACCACCACGACGTGCCCCGGCAGAAGGAGCTGCTGCGCGGTGCGTTCGCCGGCATGCACCCTGACGTGGACCGCTGGCTGGACGAACTCGACCGCACCCCGGCGTTCTACTTCGACTCGATCACCCAGCTCCGCATGGACACCTGGTCGCAGGGAAAAGTGACACTCGTCGGCGACGCGGGCTACTGCCCCGGTCCAGCCGTCGGTGGCAGCACCACCCTGGCCGTCGTCGGCGCGTACGTCCTCGCCGGAGAGCTGACACGGGCGGGCGGCGACCACGAGCGTGCCTTCCCCGCCTACGAGCGCGTGATGGCGGAGCACGTGCACGGCAGCCGCGCGGTCGCGCTGAGTGCGGCGAAGACCCTGATCCCCACATCCCACCTCGGCGTGTGGGGACTTGCCCAGGGCGCTCGCCTGATCTCCGCCCTGCCCACGGGCCCCAGCCGCGCCCTCGTTCGCCTCACGACCAAGAGCGC includes these proteins:
- a CDS encoding FAD-dependent monooxygenase produces the protein MRILVSGASVAGPVLAYWLTRHGFSVTVVERASALRKTGGHAVDLFRPAMNISEKMGVLPRIEDRATGTNRMTIYREGSRRPVRADLSKIYGATSDRHVEIMRDDLSEIYYDAARDDVEYVFGDSITAISPDGEVRFENAAPRRFDLVVGADGLHSNVRRLVFDEESRFNAFVGAYLGVLTLPNVSDLDGELLIHVGVGRTAGMYGARHLGDARALFLFRSERELDYHHHDVPRQKELLRGAFAGMHPDVDRWLDELDRTPAFYFDSITQLRMDTWSQGKVTLVGDAGYCPGPAVGGSTTLAVVGAYVLAGELTRAGGDHERAFPAYERVMAEHVHGSRAVALSAAKTLIPTSHLGVWGLAQGARLISALPTGPSRALVRLTTKSARLYNSVTVDDYPPSPAASAGRGSLPGDPGGGLGAE